The following proteins come from a genomic window of Nitrosopumilaceae archaeon AB1(1):
- the mtnA gene encoding S-methyl-5-thioribose-1-phosphate isomerase yields MAENNALVRTVDWKDNKVIMIDQTKLPTELILVEYSNYNQVADAIRNLVVRGAPAIGVSGAFGLALAALSSNATTKDDMLSNLEVARKILFETRPTAVNLGWGLDKIIQVAKKAQTVSDIIHDVIEASKQMASDDIMINKSMGKHGSTLISNNDTIMTHCNAGALATVGYGTALGVIRSANESGKNIKVIATETRPVQQGSRLTAFELHHDGIDVNLIPDTAVGYVMANKLVNKVVVGADRVLRTGHIFNKIGTYQVAIIAKQHDIPFYAAAPLSSFDLDNTFEDIVIEQRSKSEVTHIGGKQTAPDGIGVINPAFDMTPPELITGIITENGITTSPFEQTIPKLFNE; encoded by the coding sequence TTGGCTGAAAATAATGCACTAGTGAGAACAGTAGATTGGAAAGATAACAAAGTAATCATGATTGATCAAACCAAACTTCCGACTGAATTAATTCTTGTGGAATATTCTAATTACAATCAAGTGGCCGATGCCATACGTAATCTTGTTGTCAGAGGAGCGCCTGCCATTGGTGTGTCTGGAGCATTTGGACTTGCTCTTGCGGCATTGAGTAGTAATGCTACAACAAAAGACGATATGTTGAGTAATCTAGAGGTTGCAAGAAAAATTTTATTTGAAACACGACCAACCGCTGTAAATCTTGGTTGGGGTTTAGATAAAATAATTCAAGTTGCAAAGAAAGCACAAACTGTTTCTGATATTATTCATGATGTAATCGAGGCATCCAAACAGATGGCATCTGATGATATTATGATAAATAAATCAATGGGGAAACATGGTTCTACACTCATTAGTAATAATGATACTATCATGACTCATTGTAATGCAGGAGCTTTGGCAACTGTGGGATATGGTACTGCTCTTGGGGTAATCCGTTCTGCAAATGAATCTGGAAAAAATATCAAAGTAATTGCAACTGAAACTCGTCCTGTTCAGCAAGGTTCAAGACTTACTGCTTTTGAATTACATCATGATGGAATTGATGTAAATCTAATTCCAGACACTGCCGTCGGTTATGTCATGGCAAATAAACTAGTAAACAAAGTAGTCGTCGGTGCAGATCGTGTATTACGTACAGGTCATATATTTAATAAAATTGGCACATATCAAGTTGCTATAATTGCCAAACAGCATGACATACCATTTTACGCTGCAGCTCCTCTATCTTCATTTGATTTAGACAATACGTTTGAAGATATAGTCATTGAGCAGCGCTCAAAATCTGAAGTTACCCATATTGGAGGTAAACAAACAGCTCCTGATGGAATAGGTGTGATAAATCCTGCATTTGATATGACTCCTCCAGAACTAATTACTGGAATAATCACTGAAAATGGTATAACTACTTCACCATTTGAACAGACTATTCCAAAATTATTTAATGAATAA